Within the Anaerolineae bacterium genome, the region CGTGGCCGCGTGGATGTCTTCATCATGGGCAAACGCTTGCTGCAAGCCGGTGTCTTGGGCAATGTGGGCCAGGATGCGCAGCTCCACCTGGGAGTAGTCGGCGGCAATCAGGCGATGGCCCGGCTCGGCCACAAAGGCCCGCCGGATTTCGCGGCCCTGCTCGGTGCGGATGGGGATGTTTTGCAGGTTGGGGTCGCTGCTGGATAGGCGGCCTGTGGAAATGCCGATTTGATTGTAATTGGTGTGGACCCGGCCGGTGCGCGGATTGACCAGGGCCGGCAGGGCGTTAATATAGGTGCTGATGAGTTTAGCCAGGGTGCGTTGTTCCAAAATGTAATCAATGATTTCATGTTGGCCCTGCAAACTTTCCAGCACTCCGGCGGCGGTGGAGTAGTGGCCGCTTTTGGTTGTTTTTAGCCCTTCGGTGGGCAAACCCAGTTTGCCGAATAATACATCCGAGAGTTGCTGGGTTGAGTTGATATTAAACTCCAGCCCGGCAGCTTGATGAATATCCTGCTCCAATTCGGCTAAACGGTTGCTCATCTGCCCCGACATCTGGCGCAGAGCGTCGGTATCCAGTTTGATGCCGGCCAGTTCCATATCCTTTAATACGTAAATGAGGGGTAACTCAAGTTCCTGAAAAATTTGCCACAGTTGGCCGTCATCGCGCAACGGTTTTTCCACCAGGCCGGCCAAACGCAGGGTCAGATCAACGTCGGCGGCGGCGTAAGGGGTCACTTTTTCAACCGGGATTTGGTCCATGGTCAACTGTTTTTTGCCGCTGCCAATAAGTTCTTTGATCTCGGTCATCTGGATGTTGAGTTTTTCTCTGGCCAAATCCTTCAAACCGTGCCGGGCGCCGGGAGCATTGTGGCCTAACCAGGAAGCAATCATTGTGTCAAAAATGGGCGGCTGCACGGCCAGGCCATGTTGTTGCAACACGGTCATATCAAATTTAGCGTTGTGCATGTACTTGGTGAGGTTGGCGTCTGTTAAAAGGGGAGCCAGGGCGGCTTGCACGGTGGGCAGGTCGAGTTGGGCAGGGGCGTTGGGTGGGGGGGGGGTGGGGGCGAGGTCAAAGAGAGCCGCCTGGCCGCGTTGC harbors:
- the polA gene encoding DNA polymerase I, producing QRGQAALFDLAPTPPPPNAPAQLDLPTVQAALAPLLTDANLTKYMHNAKFDMTVLQQHGLAVQPPIFDTMIASWLGHNAPGARHGLKDLAREKLNIQMTEIKELIGSGKKQLTMDQIPVEKVTPYAAADVDLTLRLAGLVEKPLRDDGQLWQIFQELELPLIYVLKDMELAGIKLDTDALRQMSGQMSNRLAELEQDIHQAAGLEFNINSTQQLSDVLFGKLGLPTEGLKTTKSGHYSTAAGVLESLQGQHEIIDYILEQRTLAKLISTYINALPALVNPRTGRVHTNYNQIGISTGRLSSSDPNLQNIPIRTEQGREIRRAFVAEPGHRLIAADYSQVELRILAHIAQDTGLQQAFAHDEDIHAATAAAVLNIPIEQVDKYQRRVAKTVNFGLIYGQSAFGLAQGTGMSRDEARDFINTYFEKYPGIKRYIDETKTLAAQQGYVATLLGRRRDFSYLAGMKGPQRAAAEREAVNMPIQGTAADIMKQAMITLHAELKKQKLQSRLLLQVHDELVLEAPQAEVEPVVKLTRRVMSKAFALRVPLKVDVEVGQNWLEMERTK